In Flammeovirgaceae bacterium 311, one DNA window encodes the following:
- a CDS encoding PAP2 superfamily protein (COG0671 Membrane-associated phospholipid phosphatase) codes for MKNWIFFSLSIMLLLAGCREQAEQQPEFSSRQISEVIARMTDIMVHDVTNPPLAGRFFSYACLAGYEVVAQNDTTYSSMHGVLNGYPLLEKPDTISDYSFQLSAILAMLETAKKMQPSGSMLEDYQQQLLDSCRRSGISDQLIGNSLEYAQIVSQQILAYAKADKYNQISNYPRYTPLDKEGSWYPTPPGFFAPVEPYFSTIRAFTLDDNTQFKPAPPVAFSTSKDSDFYKLLMETYEKGGTNLSEENRLIASFWDCNPFALQDNGHLMVGAKKISPGAHWLGITGIACEKAGVDFSEAMKINTIVSISLMDGFIACWDEKFRSHRIRPETAIRKHIDPNWQPLLQTPPFPEYLSGHSTISSAAAVVLTHYFGDNFEYEDTVEVRYGLPARKFTSFQQAAVEAGLSRLYGGIHYMDAIDNGRSQGLQVGEWVLNKVEKRVAAEAGMVADSW; via the coding sequence ATGAAAAACTGGATCTTTTTTTCCCTTTCTATCATGTTGCTGTTGGCGGGCTGCAGGGAGCAGGCTGAACAGCAGCCGGAGTTTAGCAGCCGGCAGATCAGTGAGGTAATTGCCAGAATGACTGATATCATGGTGCATGATGTTACCAACCCGCCACTGGCAGGCAGGTTTTTCTCCTATGCCTGCCTGGCAGGCTACGAGGTGGTGGCACAAAATGATACAACTTATAGCAGTATGCACGGTGTGCTGAACGGATACCCCCTTTTAGAAAAGCCAGATACCATTTCAGATTATTCCTTCCAGTTAAGTGCTATTTTGGCCATGCTGGAAACCGCTAAGAAAATGCAGCCCTCCGGGTCCATGCTGGAAGATTACCAGCAACAGCTCCTGGATTCCTGCCGGAGAAGTGGCATATCGGATCAACTTATTGGAAATTCTCTGGAGTATGCTCAGATTGTTAGCCAGCAAATTCTGGCCTATGCAAAGGCCGACAAGTACAACCAGATCAGCAACTACCCCCGCTATACTCCGCTTGATAAAGAAGGTAGCTGGTACCCGACTCCTCCGGGTTTTTTTGCACCGGTAGAGCCCTACTTCAGCACCATTCGCGCATTTACGCTGGATGATAACACTCAGTTTAAACCTGCGCCCCCGGTAGCATTCTCTACCAGCAAAGATTCTGATTTCTACAAGCTGCTGATGGAAACCTATGAAAAGGGTGGCACCAATCTATCGGAAGAGAACAGGCTGATTGCTTCTTTCTGGGACTGCAACCCTTTTGCCCTGCAGGATAATGGCCACCTGATGGTAGGTGCCAAAAAGATCTCTCCGGGTGCACACTGGCTTGGCATAACCGGCATTGCCTGCGAAAAGGCGGGTGTGGACTTCTCAGAAGCCATGAAGATTAATACCATAGTTTCCATATCGCTGATGGATGGCTTTATTGCCTGCTGGGATGAGAAGTTCAGGAGCCACCGCATCAGGCCCGAAACTGCCATCAGAAAGCATATTGACCCAAACTGGCAGCCCCTCCTGCAAACGCCTCCTTTTCCGGAATACCTGAGCGGCCACTCCACCATATCATCGGCTGCTGCGGTGGTGCTAACGCACTATTTTGGCGATAATTTTGAGTATGAAGATACAGTGGAGGTACGCTATGGTCTTCCGGCGCGTAAATTTACCTCCTTCCAGCAGGCTGCCGTAGAGGCTGGCTTATCACGCCTCTATGGTGGTATCCATTATATGGATGCCATTGACAATGGCCGCAGCCAAGGCCTGCAGGTTGGCGAATGGGTGCTGAATAAGGTGGAAAAGAGAGTTGCAGCAGAAGCGGGTATGGTAGCCGATAGCTGGTAA
- a CDS encoding beta-glucosidase-like glycosyl hydrolase (COG1472 Beta-glucosidase-related glycosidases) — MNKSFTIIRQFGCLYVLAMAMVACSSAESIQMPVMQESLGMMAYESRIDSLIGQMTLEEKISMIHANSSFTSGGVARLGIPELSMSDGPHGVRPEHGRDWIPDNAGDDSVTYLPTGIALAATWNPDLGYAFGNVLGREARMRGKDIILGPGVNIMRTPLNGRNFEYLSEDPHLAAVMAVGYIKGVQDQGVAACVKHFAANNQEIRRSSVNVEMSERALQEIYLPAFKASVEEGGVLSVMGSYNKFRGQYATHHPYLINEVLKGEWGFKGLVMSDWGAVHNTMEALLYGTDIEMGTDLLQMPDIDYKKFYLADTVIGLVKSGKVPESVIDDKVRRILRVMHHTKMFTDRPAGEVNTRAHQQAALQIAAESMVLLKNQGSILPLQKEKIKSIAVIGANATRKQAMGGGSSQVRAIYEVTPLEGLRKLAGNEIEISYAPGFEVSRAEKANSALIEEAVNAAKSADVVVYVGGWTHGYTDEWNGGAYDMEGADKPSMTLPFEQDILLDAVLKVNPNTVVVLIGGGAVDMNAWIDRTPGILQAWYPGMEGGTALASILFGETNPSGKLPTTFPKSLQDSPAHALGEYPGDKDTLNVHYKEDIFVGYRYHDTYQVEPLFSFGHGLSYTTFAYSNMQVREQGEELKVTVTVKNTGKRAGQEVVQLYVEDIEASVQRPVKELKAFQKIALKPGESKNVTLSLRKEAFQFYSEDKKQWVLEPGKFNLLAGSSSRDIRLGKEISR, encoded by the coding sequence ATGAATAAGTCATTTACCATCATCAGGCAATTTGGCTGTCTTTATGTATTGGCGATGGCAATGGTTGCCTGCTCATCTGCAGAGAGCATTCAAATGCCTGTTATGCAGGAATCACTGGGAATGATGGCTTATGAAAGCAGGATTGACTCCCTGATTGGCCAGATGACCCTGGAGGAAAAGATCAGCATGATTCATGCAAACTCTTCCTTTACCTCGGGGGGAGTGGCGCGCCTGGGAATACCGGAGCTAAGCATGTCTGATGGCCCTCACGGGGTACGCCCTGAGCATGGCCGCGACTGGATACCTGATAATGCCGGTGACGATTCAGTAACCTATTTACCAACGGGTATTGCACTGGCTGCTACCTGGAATCCCGATCTGGGCTATGCTTTCGGAAATGTTCTGGGGCGTGAGGCCAGAATGCGCGGCAAGGATATTATTCTGGGTCCGGGTGTTAACATTATGCGCACACCCCTGAACGGCCGGAATTTTGAGTATTTAAGCGAAGATCCTCACCTGGCCGCTGTTATGGCTGTTGGGTACATTAAGGGGGTGCAGGACCAGGGAGTGGCAGCCTGTGTAAAACACTTTGCAGCCAACAACCAGGAAATCAGACGCTCCAGTGTAAATGTGGAAATGAGCGAGCGTGCCCTTCAGGAAATTTACCTGCCAGCCTTTAAGGCTTCTGTAGAAGAGGGTGGAGTACTTTCCGTTATGGGATCCTACAATAAATTCCGCGGCCAGTATGCTACCCATCATCCGTACCTGATCAACGAAGTATTGAAAGGAGAGTGGGGGTTTAAAGGCCTGGTGATGAGCGACTGGGGAGCCGTACACAATACCATGGAAGCCCTGCTTTACGGTACAGATATAGAAATGGGCACTGATCTGCTGCAAATGCCTGATATTGATTACAAGAAATTTTACCTGGCAGATACTGTGATCGGGCTTGTAAAAAGCGGGAAAGTACCTGAGTCTGTTATCGATGATAAGGTGCGGCGCATTTTGCGGGTGATGCATCATACTAAAATGTTCACCGATCGCCCTGCCGGCGAAGTGAATACCAGGGCCCATCAGCAGGCAGCACTGCAGATAGCCGCAGAATCAATGGTACTGCTGAAGAACCAAGGCAGCATACTGCCCCTGCAGAAAGAGAAGATAAAGTCCATAGCCGTTATAGGGGCCAATGCCACCAGGAAACAGGCAATGGGCGGCGGCAGCTCCCAGGTGCGCGCCATCTACGAGGTTACCCCGCTGGAGGGCCTCCGCAAACTGGCAGGAAATGAAATAGAGATCAGCTATGCGCCTGGGTTTGAAGTCTCCAGGGCAGAGAAAGCAAATAGCGCCCTAATTGAAGAGGCGGTAAATGCTGCAAAAAGTGCAGATGTAGTGGTGTATGTAGGGGGCTGGACGCACGGTTATACCGATGAGTGGAATGGCGGCGCTTATGATATGGAAGGAGCAGACAAGCCATCCATGACACTGCCTTTTGAGCAGGATATACTGCTGGATGCCGTGCTGAAAGTAAATCCCAATACGGTGGTGGTACTGATAGGAGGAGGTGCTGTGGATATGAACGCGTGGATTGACCGTACCCCCGGCATCCTGCAGGCCTGGTATCCGGGTATGGAGGGAGGCACTGCACTTGCCAGCATTTTGTTTGGCGAAACTAACCCATCCGGGAAACTGCCCACTACCTTTCCTAAAAGCTTACAGGATTCTCCCGCGCATGCCCTGGGAGAATATCCCGGAGATAAAGATACGCTGAACGTGCATTATAAAGAGGATATTTTTGTAGGCTACCGCTACCACGATACCTACCAGGTAGAACCGCTCTTTAGTTTCGGACATGGCCTCTCCTATACCACATTTGCCTACAGCAACATGCAGGTGCGCGAGCAGGGAGAGGAGCTCAAAGTAACAGTTACTGTTAAAAACACAGGCAAGAGGGCCGGGCAGGAGGTAGTACAGCTCTATGTAGAAGATATTGAGGCCTCTGTACAAAGACCTGTAAAAGAGCTGAAAGCTTTTCAAAAAATTGCATTGAAACCTGGCGAATCAAAGAATGTTACCTTAAGCCTGCGCAAAGAAGCATTTCAGTTTTACAGCGAAGATAAAAAGCAGTGGGTACTGGAGCCGGGTAAGTTTAACCTGCTGGCAGGAAGTTCCTCGCGCGATATTCGCTTAGGAAAAGAAATCAGCCGCTAA
- a CDS encoding ASPIC/UnbV domain-containing protein — MQQSNIRLLIFSLLTSVVLLACQPQGSKEEMVAAAALEEAAAAETLFSVLPPERTGVTFVNLVKETPKGNIMAYQYFYNGGGVAVGDIDGDGFEDLYFSGNMVPNRLYLNRGSKGTAPLQFEDITTQAGVGGRDGNWKTGVSLADVNGDGLLDIYVCYSGHMPAQARINQLFINQGPDENGIPVFQEQAKEYGLDDAAYSTHATFFDFDRDGDLDMFLLNHNPFLYKSLDDVSINEKLKQTEPMMRVKLYRNDKGAGGTPRFTDVTEKAGFEGSGFTYSLGAGVADINGDGWPDIYVSNDYSAPDYLYINNKNGTFSDKLQTSMGHIPIYSMGNSVSDINNDGLPDIYVLDMLPEDNRRQKLLFSPDNYEQFELYQRVGFHNQYMRNMLQLNTGVDENGAPVFSEIGQLSGISNTDWSWAPLFADYDNDGWKDLFVSNGFMKDFTNLDFIKYSKNFFQTSPRGPGMAENLMALLAKMPSSNVNNYIYRNEGGQTFSNQGKAWGMDVPSNSNGAVYADLDGDGDLDLVVNNINKPAFIYENRADKQLSHHFLQLKLEGAGANTAGIGTKVMLYARGKQQHQEQMPNRGYQSSVSPLLHFGLGTEAAIDSLRIIWPTGKTQLLEAVAANQLLVVEEKNATATYRYPKAPAAALHEVSSPIAFAHASSNINDFKRQPLLVNPLSFSGPCMVKADVDADGLEDVLIGGAAGQAAKLFLQQKNGSFKESAVAAFADDSASEDTDALFFDANADGRPDLYIASGGYGNFMPEDALLQDRLYLGDGRGGFVKAPDALPLMRTSSAVVRAADLNGDGREDLFVGGRVIPGRYPEAPRSYVLLSDGTGTGVKFTDKTAEVAPQLLQPGMVTDAAFHDLNGDGTKELVVVGEWMPLMVFSSKEGKLIDATGSYFEKSYTGWWNKLLVSDFNGDGRADLLIGNMGENSQVKVREGQPAELYYKDFDENGSVDPILNFYIKGTSYPYVTRDELLDQISMLRTRFSSYESYADATMSSIFSQQELKDVDRLSANYLKTAYFEGTGGKFKEKELPLEVQYSPVYAMSVVDYNGDGIQDVVLGGNINGARLRFGKYDASYGMLLQGNGRGGFGYVPQRESGLKLKGDIRSILSINNTLLFGINQQSIKAYKLKQKSQVL, encoded by the coding sequence ATGCAGCAATCTAATATCCGCCTCCTGATTTTCTCCCTGCTTACATCGGTTGTTCTTTTGGCTTGCCAGCCACAAGGCAGCAAAGAAGAAATGGTGGCAGCGGCTGCTTTAGAAGAGGCAGCCGCTGCTGAAACACTTTTCAGTGTTTTACCGCCGGAGCGCACCGGTGTTACTTTTGTCAATTTGGTAAAAGAAACACCCAAGGGCAATATTATGGCTTACCAGTATTTCTATAACGGAGGTGGTGTGGCCGTAGGCGATATTGATGGCGATGGCTTTGAAGATCTTTACTTCTCCGGCAATATGGTGCCTAACCGCCTTTACCTGAACAGGGGCAGCAAAGGCACTGCCCCGCTGCAATTCGAAGATATTACAACACAGGCAGGCGTTGGCGGCAGAGACGGGAACTGGAAAACAGGTGTGAGCTTGGCCGATGTGAATGGCGATGGCCTGCTGGATATCTATGTATGTTACTCAGGCCATATGCCTGCCCAGGCCAGGATAAATCAGCTATTCATTAACCAGGGGCCTGATGAAAACGGCATACCCGTCTTTCAGGAGCAGGCAAAGGAATACGGCCTTGACGATGCTGCTTACAGCACCCATGCCACCTTCTTCGACTTCGACAGGGATGGTGACCTGGACATGTTCCTGCTCAATCACAACCCATTTTTGTATAAAAGCCTGGATGATGTCAGCATCAACGAAAAGCTAAAACAAACTGAGCCTATGATGCGGGTAAAGCTTTACCGCAACGACAAAGGCGCCGGTGGCACTCCCAGATTCACGGATGTCACTGAAAAAGCAGGTTTCGAAGGCTCCGGCTTTACCTACAGCCTTGGTGCCGGCGTAGCCGATATCAATGGCGATGGCTGGCCCGATATCTATGTCTCCAACGACTACTCCGCGCCTGATTATCTCTACATCAACAACAAAAACGGCACCTTTAGCGATAAGCTGCAGACCAGCATGGGGCATATTCCCATCTACTCCATGGGCAACAGTGTATCCGACATCAATAACGACGGCCTGCCTGATATTTACGTGCTGGACATGCTGCCTGAAGATAATCGCCGCCAAAAGCTGCTTTTCTCACCAGACAATTACGAGCAGTTTGAGCTCTACCAACGTGTAGGTTTTCACAACCAGTACATGCGCAACATGCTGCAGCTTAATACAGGTGTAGATGAAAACGGTGCGCCGGTGTTTAGTGAAATAGGCCAGCTCTCCGGCATTTCCAACACCGACTGGAGCTGGGCACCCCTTTTTGCCGATTACGACAACGACGGCTGGAAAGACCTCTTTGTGAGCAATGGCTTTATGAAGGATTTTACCAACCTCGATTTCATCAAATACTCCAAAAATTTCTTTCAGACCTCTCCCCGCGGGCCGGGCATGGCAGAAAACCTGATGGCCCTGCTGGCTAAAATGCCATCTTCTAATGTCAACAATTACATTTACAGGAATGAGGGGGGGCAGACCTTCAGCAACCAGGGCAAAGCCTGGGGGATGGATGTGCCCTCCAACAGCAATGGTGCTGTGTATGCTGATCTGGATGGAGACGGAGACCTGGACCTGGTGGTAAACAACATCAACAAGCCAGCCTTTATCTACGAGAATAGGGCAGACAAACAGCTTTCCCACCACTTTCTGCAGCTAAAGCTGGAAGGTGCGGGAGCCAACACCGCCGGTATAGGCACAAAGGTAATGCTCTATGCCAGGGGCAAGCAGCAGCACCAGGAGCAGATGCCCAACAGGGGCTACCAGTCCAGCGTATCGCCCCTGCTGCACTTTGGCTTAGGCACAGAAGCAGCCATAGATTCGCTGCGCATTATCTGGCCCACAGGCAAAACACAGCTGCTGGAAGCAGTAGCAGCCAACCAGCTGCTGGTAGTGGAAGAAAAGAACGCCACTGCTACCTACCGCTACCCCAAAGCACCTGCTGCAGCCCTGCATGAGGTAAGCTCTCCCATTGCCTTTGCCCATGCCAGCAGCAACATCAACGACTTTAAGCGCCAGCCTCTTTTGGTAAACCCGCTCTCTTTTTCAGGACCTTGTATGGTAAAGGCAGATGTAGATGCAGATGGACTGGAAGATGTGCTCATAGGCGGAGCAGCAGGCCAGGCGGCCAAGCTGTTTCTGCAGCAAAAGAACGGAAGCTTCAAGGAGAGTGCAGTAGCAGCTTTTGCTGACGATAGCGCTAGTGAAGACACAGATGCGCTTTTCTTTGATGCCAATGCTGATGGTAGGCCTGACCTTTACATAGCCAGCGGCGGCTACGGCAACTTTATGCCCGAAGATGCGCTGCTGCAGGACCGCCTCTACCTGGGCGATGGCCGGGGAGGCTTTGTAAAAGCTCCGGATGCACTACCCCTCATGCGCACCAGTAGCGCAGTGGTAAGAGCAGCAGATCTGAATGGAGATGGCCGGGAGGATTTGTTTGTGGGAGGAAGAGTAATTCCGGGCAGATATCCGGAAGCACCCAGAAGCTATGTGCTCCTTAGTGATGGAACCGGAACAGGCGTAAAGTTTACCGACAAGACTGCTGAAGTAGCGCCCCAGCTCCTGCAGCCAGGCATGGTGACAGATGCAGCCTTTCATGACCTGAACGGAGACGGCACAAAAGAGCTGGTGGTAGTAGGAGAGTGGATGCCACTGATGGTGTTCTCCTCTAAGGAGGGTAAGCTTATCGATGCTACCGGCAGCTACTTCGAGAAGAGCTACACGGGCTGGTGGAACAAGCTGCTGGTGAGCGACTTCAATGGAGATGGCAGGGCAGACCTGTTGATTGGCAATATGGGAGAGAACTCGCAGGTAAAGGTAAGGGAAGGACAGCCGGCAGAGCTCTACTATAAAGACTTCGATGAGAACGGATCAGTAGATCCCATTCTGAACTTCTACATCAAGGGCACCAGCTATCCGTATGTGACCAGGGATGAGCTGCTGGATCAGATTTCGATGCTGCGTACGCGCTTTAGCAGCTATGAGAGCTATGCAGATGCCACCATGAGCAGCATCTTCAGCCAGCAGGAGCTCAAAGATGTGGACAGGTTATCGGCCAATTATCTGAAGACCGCCTATTTTGAAGGCACTGGAGGGAAGTTCAAAGAAAAGGAGCTGCCCCTGGAGGTGCAGTATTCACCTGTGTATGCCATGAGTGTGGTAGACTACAATGGAGATGGCATACAGGATGTAGTGCTGGGGGGGAATATAAACGGAGCAAGGCTAAGGTTTGGCAAGTATGATGCTTCTTACGGCATGCTGCTGCAGGGCAATGGCAGGGGAGGCTTCGGCTATGTACCGCAAAGGGAGTCGGGCCTGAAGCTGAAGGGAGACATCAGAAGCATCCTTAGCATCAACAACACCCTGCTCTTTGGCATCAATCAGCAAAGCATCAAGGCTTACAAACTAAAGCAAAAGAGCCAGGTTCTTTAA
- a CDS encoding hypothetical protein (COG2755 Lysophospholipase L1 and related esterases), which translates to MGNSITEGYGLEKTYPQVLQQLLGEQYEVRNYGKSGRTLLKKGDFPYWNEDLYQEVLAWSPDVVVIKLGTNDSKPQNWQYKDSFVKDYVKLVKSFKKLPSKPKVYISYPIPVFEEKWGINQEVVKNEILPAINKIARKTRVEVIDLYTPFTGQAALTYDGVHPNDEGAALLANEVFKALQTAEIVSAK; encoded by the coding sequence GTGGGTAACAGTATAACCGAGGGCTACGGCTTGGAAAAAACCTACCCCCAGGTGCTGCAGCAGCTGCTGGGAGAGCAATATGAGGTGCGTAATTATGGTAAGAGTGGGCGTACCCTGCTGAAAAAAGGCGATTTTCCCTACTGGAACGAAGACCTGTACCAGGAGGTGCTGGCCTGGAGCCCCGATGTTGTGGTGATAAAACTGGGGACCAATGATTCCAAACCACAGAACTGGCAGTACAAAGATAGTTTTGTAAAAGACTATGTAAAGCTGGTCAAATCATTCAAAAAGCTGCCTTCAAAACCAAAGGTCTATATCAGCTACCCCATTCCTGTATTTGAGGAGAAATGGGGCATAAACCAGGAGGTGGTGAAGAACGAAATTCTGCCGGCCATCAATAAAATTGCACGCAAAACCAGGGTGGAAGTAATTGACCTCTATACCCCCTTTACCGGCCAGGCAGCATTGACTTACGATGGCGTACACCCCAATGATGAGGGTGCTGCGCTGCTGGCAAATGAAGTATTCAAAGCCCTGCAAACTGCTGAAATAGTATCAGCCAAGTAA
- a CDS encoding glycoside hydrolase family protein, with translation MTSRLCYTLLFLLLLTGVQAQQQSENIRLNQIGYYPTAEKIAVVVGEDGGGEFYLKTPDRSKTVFTGKLSETKAGEFSKRPTRIADFSQFTKTGSYVIDIPGVGYSYPFEIKKGVHQEVADASLKGFYFIRASTALPEKYAGKWSRPAGHPDNKVLIHASAASAQRPEGTVLSSPRGWYDAGDYNKYVVNSGITMGTLLSAYEDFPAFFKAQNLNIPESNNKVPDTLDEVLWNLRWLLSMQDPNDGGVYHKLTTANFEGMIMPAAAKNQRYVVQKNTPATLDFAAVTAQASRVYRNFSKEFPGLADSCLQASIRAWEWAQKNPAVLYDQNALNKQFEPAITTGAYGDRDTSDEFIWAAAELYATTKKESYYTAVNMLPDTLMPLPAWPQVRLLGYYTLLRHEKSLTAAAQKDLPEIKKRMLAFADNLMEGASERSYRTVMGKTERDYIWGSSSVAANQGIALIQAYKLTGDKKYLQGALSNLDYLLGRNATGYSFVTGFGDKPIMNPHHRPSVADGVEEPVPGLLSGGPNARAAQQDKCPTYQSTFADEVFTDEDCSYASNEIAINWNAPMVYLASAIEALQAKPGKGLY, from the coding sequence ATGACCAGCAGGCTCTGTTATACCCTGCTTTTCCTGCTGCTCTTAACAGGGGTGCAGGCACAGCAGCAATCTGAAAATATTCGCCTGAACCAGATAGGTTATTATCCCACAGCCGAAAAGATTGCTGTAGTAGTCGGAGAAGATGGTGGAGGTGAATTTTATCTGAAAACACCCGATCGCTCTAAAACAGTTTTCACCGGAAAGCTGTCTGAAACAAAAGCAGGCGAGTTTTCTAAAAGACCAACCCGTATTGCCGATTTCTCCCAGTTTACCAAAACCGGTAGTTATGTAATAGATATCCCGGGCGTTGGCTACTCTTATCCCTTTGAGATAAAAAAAGGGGTGCATCAAGAAGTGGCAGATGCTTCCCTGAAGGGCTTCTACTTTATTCGTGCTTCTACCGCTTTACCTGAAAAGTATGCAGGCAAGTGGAGCCGCCCGGCAGGCCACCCGGATAATAAAGTGCTGATACATGCCTCTGCTGCCTCAGCACAACGCCCGGAGGGTACGGTGCTCTCCTCACCCCGTGGCTGGTACGATGCCGGCGATTATAACAAATATGTGGTAAACAGCGGTATCACCATGGGTACGCTTTTATCTGCCTACGAAGACTTTCCGGCTTTCTTCAAAGCACAGAACCTGAACATTCCGGAAAGCAACAATAAAGTGCCTGATACACTGGATGAAGTACTTTGGAACCTGCGCTGGCTGCTGAGTATGCAGGACCCCAACGACGGTGGTGTTTACCACAAACTTACCACCGCTAATTTTGAGGGTATGATCATGCCGGCAGCTGCAAAGAACCAGCGCTATGTAGTGCAGAAGAATACCCCCGCAACACTGGATTTTGCTGCTGTAACAGCACAGGCCAGCCGGGTGTACCGCAATTTCAGCAAAGAATTTCCCGGCCTGGCAGATTCCTGCCTGCAGGCTTCTATCAGAGCCTGGGAGTGGGCACAAAAAAATCCTGCAGTACTCTATGATCAGAATGCCCTGAACAAGCAGTTCGAGCCAGCTATAACCACAGGCGCTTATGGCGATCGTGATACCAGCGATGAATTTATCTGGGCAGCAGCTGAGCTCTATGCCACCACCAAAAAAGAAAGCTATTATACAGCCGTTAACATGCTGCCCGATACGCTGATGCCGCTACCGGCATGGCCACAGGTGAGGCTGCTGGGCTACTATACCCTACTCCGGCATGAGAAAAGCCTGACTGCAGCTGCACAAAAAGACCTGCCGGAAATCAAAAAGCGCATGCTGGCGTTTGCTGATAACTTAATGGAGGGAGCCTCTGAGCGCTCATACAGAACAGTGATGGGTAAAACAGAAAGAGATTATATCTGGGGGAGCAGTTCTGTAGCGGCAAACCAGGGAATAGCCCTTATTCAGGCCTATAAATTAACAGGAGATAAAAAGTACCTGCAGGGCGCGCTTTCTAACCTTGATTACTTATTGGGCAGAAACGCAACCGGCTATTCTTTTGTAACCGGATTTGGTGATAAACCTATCATGAATCCTCACCACCGCCCTTCTGTAGCAGATGGTGTGGAGGAGCCGGTACCTGGTCTGCTTTCAGGCGGGCCTAATGCCCGGGCTGCTCAGCAGGATAAATGCCCCACCTACCAGTCTACCTTCGCCGACGAGGTTTTTACAGATGAGGATTGCTCCTACGCATCGAACGAGATAGCCATTAACTGGAATGCCCCGATGGTTTACCTGGCAAGTGCTATTGAAGCGCTTCAGGCAAAGCCCGGCAAAGGATTGTACTAG
- a CDS encoding alpha-galactosidase (COG3345 Alpha-galactosidase), translating to MKKLFFLLGMLALSGAVSGQGNRVNQDSLKYDGLALTPPMGWNSWNKFACNVDERLIRETADAMVASGLRDAGYVYINIDDCWHGQRDSLGFIQPDPERFPSGMKALADYIHSKGLKFGIYSDAGWQTCGGRPGSRGYEFQDAQTYASWNVDYLKYDWCNTEGLNAEGAYMTIGAALKNAGRPVVLSICEWGSNEPWKWGPKVGHLWRTTGDIYNCFDCVEDHGTWKSWGVLQIWDKQEGLRQYAGPDHWNDPDMMEVGNGMPVNEDRAHFSMWSMIAAPLIAGNDLRKMSKETIDILSNKEVIAVNQDKLGIQGFKYSSQNDMEIWFKPLDGGDWAVMFLNRSTSPQKIDFNWAAQEVKDEIFDKAANFSSTTYNVRNLWTKKNAGNTKKAFKAEVPAHDVVMLRLSQPAARK from the coding sequence ATGAAAAAGCTATTCTTCCTCCTGGGCATGCTTGCGCTCTCCGGAGCTGTCTCTGGGCAGGGCAACAGAGTTAACCAGGACAGCCTGAAGTATGATGGCCTGGCACTTACACCGCCTATGGGCTGGAATAGCTGGAACAAGTTTGCCTGCAATGTAGATGAACGCCTGATCCGCGAAACAGCCGATGCCATGGTGGCTTCAGGTTTAAGAGATGCCGGTTACGTCTATATCAACATAGATGACTGCTGGCACGGACAACGCGACAGCCTTGGTTTTATACAGCCAGACCCGGAGCGTTTTCCATCCGGCATGAAAGCCCTGGCCGATTATATCCACTCAAAGGGCCTGAAGTTTGGCATCTATTCCGATGCCGGCTGGCAGACCTGCGGCGGCAGGCCCGGCAGCCGGGGCTACGAATTTCAGGATGCGCAGACCTATGCCAGCTGGAATGTAGATTACCTGAAATACGACTGGTGCAATACCGAAGGACTGAATGCCGAAGGTGCCTACATGACCATTGGAGCTGCCCTTAAAAATGCAGGCAGACCGGTAGTACTAAGTATTTGCGAGTGGGGTAGCAATGAGCCCTGGAAATGGGGTCCTAAAGTAGGGCACCTGTGGCGCACCACCGGCGATATTTACAACTGTTTTGACTGCGTGGAAGACCATGGCACCTGGAAGTCATGGGGCGTGCTTCAGATCTGGGACAAGCAGGAGGGGCTTCGTCAGTATGCCGGACCAGATCACTGGAATGACCCGGACATGATGGAAGTGGGCAACGGCATGCCGGTGAACGAAGACCGCGCGCACTTTAGCATGTGGAGCATGATTGCTGCGCCACTGATTGCCGGCAACGACCTGCGAAAAATGTCTAAGGAAACCATCGATATCCTGTCGAACAAAGAAGTAATAGCTGTAAACCAGGACAAGCTGGGGATACAGGGATTTAAGTATTCATCTCAGAACGATATGGAAATATGGTTCAAGCCACTGGATGGTGGCGATTGGGCCGTTATGTTCCTGAACAGATCAACATCTCCACAGAAAATAGATTTTAACTGGGCTGCCCAGGAGGTTAAAGACGAGATCTTTGATAAAGCTGCTAACTTCAGCAGCACAACCTATAATGTGCGGAATTTGTGGACGAAGAAGAACGCAGGCAATACCAAAAAAGCATTTAAAGCAGAAGTTCCTGCCCATGATGTGGTTATGCTGCGCCTTAGCCAGCCAGCTGCAAGAAAGTAA